From the Xylocopa sonorina isolate GNS202 chromosome 9, iyXylSono1_principal, whole genome shotgun sequence genome, the window CAGTAGACCCAATGGTGCTTCCAGTAACCATTCCACACAGCTGGACCCAGCGTCCTGGCAGGATTCATGCTGCACCCGGTGAATGGGCTGAAAATCATGCAGAGAACAGCGACGCAGAAGCCGAATCTTATTGGCGCCGAGTCTGAGTTCTTCGAATTGCGACAGTCCCATAAACCGCATGCGAAGAATACCAAAATCCCAGTGGCGATCAACTCGACTACCACGCCTTGAAATATGCTCAGTTCTTCGTGTATATCGGTCATGCAGAAGGAGGATCCTTGGTCTGGAGTCGCGTATATCAGCTGACTTGGAGTTATCACCTGGAAAAAAATGATTAAAGTTAGTCCAATGGAATTCGAGTGTCTCTCGTTTGAGAATTAGACTTGTTATCCGCAATTTCAGTACCGTAAGCAAACTATAGCCCATCAGACCGCCCAGACACTGAGCACCGATATAGAGTATGCACATGGGAAGAGACTTCTTCCCTAGGATCAGGGACGCTACTGTTATAGCCGGATTTATGTGAGCGCCGCTGACGTGTCCAACGCTCTGAAAAGAGAAAGGTAAACGAGCGTATACTAAGGCCAGAAGCCAAACGGGTCTGACGTGTAGGAAGACTAAAAATAGAGTTTCAATTTAGTCATTGACCTCTGATTCTATTCGAATCGACTCGATAAGCAAGTACATCCGATAGTGCGAATCGAACGACGCAAAGTTCGTGCGATTGGGTACCTGTATAGCGATCATGACAGCCAGCCCAAAGGTTAGAGCGATCTGCAGCGGCGTTGGATTAACCCCCAAACTCCCGATGCACCCTGTGCAACCAATGAACACCAGAATGGCGGTGCCAATCGTCTCTGCCAGGACAACGATGAGCGTCTCCCAGCCAGTTGCATCTTCCTTCATCAAACTGCTCAGCCCTGAAACGACAGCAAGAAGGACGCGTTACAGTCTAAAGTGAAAATTGTAAGAACCAGATCGACAAGACGAGGATGATTTCACTGTCGACCGGTGCGTCTTTCTCATACATTTCTCGTATGTTTGTAAGTAAAGTGGACGCACAGTCATTGCGGTGGTCGCAGTCGTCGGAAGACGTCGCAGAACTCCAGGCCATGGTCTCGATAGAAAAACAGTCGACCAACAGCGAGAAGATGGACGCGAGATAGTCGAGTAAAATGGCGATTAATTCTACCAGAAAATTGCTGGATTGTTACCATTGTTACAAACCTGGAGAACCTTGGTCGCGCGAGCAATGTAAAAGTCTCGTTGAGGAAGGTACGCGAAGATAACACGAATGGTCATCCTGGTCATCCATATCGTCGAGAATGGAGCAAATAGAGGGCATTGGTGGAATACAGATGCCAAGGAGATGGCTATCGGTCGGAGAAAGAGGTTTAACGAAGGGACACGCGGTGAATGCGTAACGAAGGGAAACGGGCAGGGGTAGGTGAACATTAGCCGGACGCGCCCATCCTGGTTTGATATTCGAGCCAACGAGGAACGTCGTCCACGCGAGCACGTGCGAGATTTTCCTCGCGCCCAGAGATCCACGCTCGATCGGCTGCAATTTTCTTAATTACGCTTGGGTCCCGACCAAGACTGCGACTCATTAAGGTAACCGCGAACGTGCACGCTCGATCGATGCCGCTTCTACCAGATGGAATCGTCCACGGaccgtgcgaaatttcctcgtCTCGCAGAAATTAAGGCTGGGTCTCTGGGAATAATCCAACCTTAACCTAACCCACTTTCCGGTATACGCGGAGGGCGCTCCTTTGTTGGACCCGTTCGACTCTTCAGCTACTTTTACGGCGTCCTGTGTatgaaattgaatattcataaGAGTGTACAGGTTAAGAGCTTTTGGTAGGAAGTTTAGTCTGCTCGCACAACAGACTACTTTTCAGGGTGTCGAAACAAGATGGCAAACTTTCGCCTGGAAAGTTCATGGGCCCAATGTGATTACCAACCGTTCAAACTTGGCGAACGCTGAGGATCGTCAGGGAATTTCGATGCTAGTTTAACGAAGATCTTGCTTTTTCCAGATTTTCGAGACCCTATTTTCCAGAAGTAGCATACAATTGGACTGTTCCCCGTGGATACGTGTAAGTGATCTCAGTGTCGCTGTTGCGTACGCGTTGGATGCGATAAAGGGGTATCGGTGATAAGAAAAAATCAATAACCGAGGCTATCAAGCTCCGCGAGAAGCGCTTTAAGAGGAAGATACATGGCTGAGATATGCATCTACTGCGCGGAGACGCGAACTGAGCTTTGTATCGCAATTTTTTTCCACTCTTTCTTgcagacttaattgtttatctTCAAAGAGCACAAgaaaaacgagagaaaaaagCCAGTCGTAAAGGCTGCGACGTGTCTAGACACAATATCACGGCGAGCCGTGAAAGACTTCGCAAACAGTCTGGATAACGTCGAAAACAGCAATGGAAATTTCGATCTGGCGAAGAGCGTCGTTGGTCCGGTCTCGCGAAATTTTCAACCATCGCCAGGCAGCTTCGCGATAAATCTTGGTACGGCAGCGTTGCTCGTAATTCCCTACGTGGCCGCGTTTGCACGCGAGGAATATGCAGAGACACGTCCCACCTAGAATTACAACCGAGTCCTCGTGATTAACCGTATGTCGACCGGATATAATTAGAAGGCGACGCGTGTCACGCACAATTTCCATTAGCGTCCCATCGAGAGTGACAGTGATCAGTCATTGACATTTGCCTTGGCGCTCGAGTCCAGTTTCATATCGACGCGGCTCTAATTATTGGAAAAACAGCCACCCTACACTGTCATCTAACTCTGCACTATAAACTTGGGATCGCGAACCACGTTACTCGAGCACGGTAGAATTCCacgttaaatattttatatctacCCTCGATGGAGCGACGTTAAGTGTAATTAAACAGATCGAATTCGCGAGACGATTGCGATGAAGATACGATTCCTCCATCAGGATTCCTGGCGCCTGTATAAATTAGTCGTTCGATGATATTATGTAAATTAGAATGGATATTAAACGTGAAATCAGTATAGACACTGTCCTAGGGCAATATTTAAATTACTTTCGTTCCTGTATCGCAGGAAAATATTTCGTTTACGTTTAGGGAAACTTTTGTTACATAAAAACGTGGTGTAAATCATCGCTGATAGCATCGATCGCAAAATGGTAACTTCAGAATGTTCCACCTGTAAGATAGAGCGTATTCTTTATTTCTTTATAAATTGAGGAACTGCTACTGATGCTAATGTTAGACTCATAGTTTTCCTTTCACGAATGGTCTCAACAGGGTCTTGTCGATCATATCTAGGCCCCGTAATTACAAGTAGAATTACGAGCGACAGGTGTTGCCGATAATTATGATGAAAGTTACTGGCTCGCAATTAGGATTTGAGAAAGTAATAGGCCACGATTTAGAAAACAGTGAAAGGTTCGTCGCCTGCCTATCGAGTGGGAAACAGTACAAGAAACTCGCGATTTTTGTTTCATTTCCTGCAAAGTGGATTCGCGGTGGTAATCGTCACGCCATCTACTCCTCGCAGGAGAAACCATTTAAACGCTCGATATCGTGGCTCGATAAGAAAGGTGACGGTTGCGTCGATAAAAAACTGAACGATAGAAAGTTCGAGGACGATCGATCTTTCACCGCGAACCGATcgacacttttttttttttttttctttgccaCGAACACCCCAAAGGACGAGCAATTTCGCGCGAGGCACTCTTTTCTCCAGTCGCACGAGCTCCTCTTGAATTAATCGCGCGCCAAGGGGAGCGGAGTAGAAAGCGCGCGGAATTAATTCCTGTCCCGCCGCAGTTCAGTCGATATAGTTCGCGACTCGACGAGAGCACGCGCGAAAGCTTCCACGATCGAGGACTACTTCTTGCTAGAGCGTTTCATGCTCCAATTAACGCCGCTTCCGCGCTTTCCGTGGCACGTTCACCAGAGCATCTCCCAGCGCCTCGACAAATTCCCCGAGCATTCGAACGGAAAGGCAAAAAAAAGTCAAAGAGAACCAGTTCCTGTTTAATCAGGACTCGTTTGCTTCGATGTCTCTCTACGCGTACCAAACAAATATCAAGTTTGTATTACCTTTTAAAACAAACTCAATTTTCTTCCGTTCAATTGACGATAAATCAATTAGCGATGTCGGAGAATGCGATAACGCTCGATGTAATCAGCGAGATATTAGTTCCAGATTGGTACAGAAGAATTTCGTCGCTCTCGCGTTTCCATCGATGGATGAACATGTGAAAGAATTAGCTCTCGACAAGTTGCTCCGTGTCCTCTCCGCGCTCGCACCAGCTGCAACTGTGACAGTGGGTCAAGTTCGCGGTGAACGTCCAGAAACCGGTCGCCAAAACGACTTCGTTCCGCTCTTTTTTCCCTGCCACTCGACAGGATTAACGGTGCCTAATCGCCTGCGAACCAAATGAACCGAACTCAAAGCTATTCCTAAGAACCAACGAGTGCCTGAGCACATTGATGCTACTGCAAACATTGGAATATATAAACCATGGATAGAAAATGCTTGAATCCTCTGATGTTCACCGACTTCAACTGAATTAGACGAAGAATATCTATTAAGCAACATCATCCCATAATAGTGGCTCAATAAAGAAGGATCAACGCGTGCAACGTGTTCGAATATCAGAAAATCCTCGAAGGTAATTAACACGTGAAATTGTGCAAAGCAGTTTTCTCGAAAGGAAAATAGTAACGTAAATCTCACAGGATTTACGTTACGCTATAATGAAGTAAATCTCACGGGATGTTCGTCTGTCGTTCGATAAATCACCGAGTTGGCTGAATCAGGCGCCGTTTCTCGTTTCATCGGCGACTTTTACGCGGGGCTACGTGAAGAAAGTTTCACGCGAAAGTATCTGGAACGTGGAAAACGCTGGAAACCAAGCTGATCGACGAGCGGATCTCGCGGCGGAAAATTGTATCGGGCGATTTGCGTTTCGTCGGTGAGGCGATCGTGAGAATCTGGCTCGCCAATGGGATATCTGTAAATCAGCAGACAATCAGACAACCGACGCGATATTATCTCATCTTAGAAAGGAAGCTTTAAAGTGTTTCTTCTTGTCTTTACCTGTTTACCGTTCGAACTAAATCTTGTACAAATCTGAATCCGATAAGGAGCGAATACTTGGCTTACTTACGGTGTTTAGGGATCGTGGGACATTCTTTTCCGTATCACCAACTTCCAGAGTGAACAGAGATCAGTAATGCCCAAGTATTTTCTCCTATTTCTCTTCTTTCATTGCGTAACTAGATTTAGTAGGATCGTACAAATTTTCTTGCCCCATAGCCGCTCTTATCCGTACTTCAAATTGAACCGCTAATTGCTGGTTACTTAATCATTAGCAAGACCAATGTTAACACGATTAGTTGGGAGATCCTCTGTTTCACGTCGTAACTGCAACTCTTAGAAATCGATTTTGGAATTGCGTATGAAAAAAAGACACCCTCTGTGCCTCTCCAGTGGAAAGCACCCTTAACGAAATTTGGTAATTCCACTTTTTTCCCACGAAACGATGCTAGTTCGATGAAATTTCATTTTAGCGTGCAACCAGCTCGAGGGTTCGATAATTTCCCCTGGTTAATTGATGCTCGATCGAAAtaacgatgaaatagagttggaGCTGTTCGGTTTAATTGTTCCCAGCAGTTACCAACTGGTCGTCATTAACTCGTGCGATCGATAACGATTGTCCTTTGCATCGCACGCCTTATTTCGCTGCTCGCCGCGCGAGTGCATTTCCAGCTATCATTTTAGTTGCAATTTTTGTCCGCACAAAAAAGCGTCGTTGGCATAAACATTGGAGAAAAAGTTTCGTCGTGATACATCGACAAGCGTTAATGCATTTTCTCTCGAACCGTTCACTTCTGGAAGACGTCTGCGAGTGGAATGAAAAAGTTGAAATCCTTAACGCAGACCCACGCGATGTTAACACGGCGCTAACTATCTTACGCGATGCAACCTGCTATGTAACCGCCTCGTATCAAGCTATCTTCCGGGTACGCAAAATGCAAATACGATTCGCCAGCCGCCTTTCAATTTACCGGACGATTTGCGCGCGCGTTCGATCGAATCGTCGCTTTCCTCGCGATCTGGTCGGCTCGTTGGTAACCAGAATGAAAAGTGGACGAAGAAACGCGTCGAGATTGATGGACAGAGCAAATACTGGCGTCGGATGCGATTGAAAAGTAGCCGAAGTAACGAGAATAGGAGTCGATTATTCCGTTCCCGCAGCTTCCGCGCGAATGCAGTTCCGTCCGGTCACGGGATCTCCGGTAACCCGATTTCCTGAAATGCACGCCGCGTCCCAGGTACTTTCTTTTCTTTCACCAGGGAGAACCGGTGCCAGCAGCGTTCACCTTTCTACTCGAGGCGCGCGAATTTTTACGTCGATCACATCCACTCGATGGAATTCCGCTGCGACAGTCGGAAGCAACCAGATCCCGTATCCAATTAGCCCTTCGTACCTTCACCCTCGACTGTATCGCTTCTTCGTGTTTAACAGACGAACTGTTCGAGCCCGTAACGAAGTTTCAGTAATCGATAATCGAGGCTCGATGATCCTGCTTCATCGAACATCTCGTTCAAGTGACGTGCGATGAAATGAAAGGTGGTTTAATTACTTCGACAATTACCAGTTGGTCGTCGTTAACTCGTTTTCATCGATGATACCTGTCCATTGTCATATTGCGAATAGCGTTTTGCTATCGATACGAATATTTCCTCTTTTTCTAGTCTCTCAGTCACAGTTTTGATGTGCGAATCGGAACACGTTTGGGCTTGAACGTAATTTAGCAAGCGCTGTTTATTAATCGCCAGGTGAACGAACTCGACGACGAACACTTTCATCGCCTTTTCACCGACGCTGATCGCCGTGAGGAAACTCGAGGATTAAAAAAATCGTTGGGACGAGATACTTACGGGGCGTTGTGAACTTCTCCTTCGCTGTTTGGATCGTGGAGTTCGTTTTGATCGAGATGCCCACGCTCTTCGATTTTCCCATCGCGGTCTCCGGCATCCCGCTGGTCGGGATTATCGAGATTCCACCTTGCTCCATATCGAACGGACTTATCGATGTCGATCGCAACTGCTTATCTGTTGGAATTAATAAATATTGTTCAATTCGATCGACGGATATTCCAATTCACACATCTACGGATTTAGATCTTATGGATAAGTAAGAGTCGAATCATTGCGTGGATTCTGAATTCCTTCAGATCGATTCGTTTTCAAGTCCTGTTCCCGTAGTCACACTCGTTTACCCTTAAAATTGAATTAAGGTGAGGACGCGATGGCAAACGAACGACGTCCACGAGTCAATTTAAAAACAATTGAATATTTCAGGGCTTCGAATTCGTTTGATACGTTTGATCGATGGCTTTCGTAAACAAAGAGGAAATATCTGGGTACCTATTTGTCACGAGGGACCGAAACTGAACGGGGAACGTCCATTTTTCCATTTCGTTATCAGCGAGCTCGGAAACGCGTCTGAAACGGAGAACGGGGTCGTAAATCGTGGCTGACAGACGTCACGGGATGCTAGAAATAAGTCTTGGGGCTGTAAATCGTGCTGAAAGAATATTAAGAGGCGAAATTGATAACGAAAGAAGAGCCACTGTTTACTGTTAAGCTCCAAACGCCGTACTATCGTTAATCCTTTGCACTCGAATGACGTTGCCTATCTCTGTTTTGCATTAATCAGGATTTGAATCGCGGTATAATCAAACGAATTTCTCGAAGCGTTGCTCGTGTTTCATTGACCAAAAACCCGGAATACAATTAGATTCGCCAGCCACTTTAACGCGGATGATAATTAGATTTCGAACGACGAGAGTCCGTCTAATTAATTCCTTTTAATCTCATAATCTTTCCATTATTACTCGACGATGTTAACGAGCACCAATTATCGTGCGATCGATAAGTCTGCAGGAGAAAATCGAGCTtccgcttcgcgttgccggacGCGCGAAAATTCGCCATCGAACGCGGAAAATTCGACTCGAAACTACGTTTCGCGATCACGCCATTCGAAGCTGCTGGTAATCCCGTTTTAATTCCTAGACAAGGATTCCACGATAGCGGTGTAATCGTCCCGTCGAGGCGTTGTAAACATCAGCGTTTGTTGCCAATCGAGAACCGTGCGAGAGATTCAACGTACTCCACGGTTCGAACGATCCGAAATCGACGTTGAAAAATTTCGATTCGAGGAGAAATTCGAAGCTACGTGACTTTAATCAACGATCGATACCAAAATACAAACGCAAGTGAAACATTTTGCAACTGCTATTATCTTAATCCTTAATCAGAATACGATTTTTTAAAAGTCACACGTCAGATTAAGCttggaaaatttccatttcgacTAAAAATCGCCGCTCGAATCGACGCGATCCCTACGCGCAGATGTAACGCGGATACAAACTCGACGATCGATCCTCAAAAGTTGAAGTTGCGTCGTACGAAAACCGCAGCTCACCTTGTACAACCTTAGAGGCGTAGATAGGGTGGATTGGTGGCTAGGATCCTCCTGGTGGGACGCCAGGGTCGACTGGGTGTCCCTTTCGATCACTTTGTTACGCGGCTGGAGGAGCGATCGTGATCACAGCTGATCGAACTTCCGCGATTCCGGCACTGGTATTCGAATGTCGCGTGGCTTGGACGAGACTGAAACGTTTCGTGACTCGCCTCTGCCAGTATATGTAGAAACTCCTCCTCTGCCAGCCAGACACTCGGTCTCCCGTTACTTCTGCCAAATTGATCCCAGCCAACCGACACGGTTCCACGGTTGTTTGCGACTCCAAGTCCCTTATTATTGCAGTACCACGTTCATCGTCCTTCGATATTCGTCTCTGAAAGCTCGCAAATCGATCCTTTACTATCCTTTCCTTTGTAATAGCTTCGacgtttaataaaaaaaaaaaagagggaaaaaaaagaaagattatCTATTCATCGCGTTACGTGCTCTGCGTTTTGGAATGGAACGGTAGGAACGTAGGCGCTTTTGACAAAACCACCGATTGAAATCTTTGAACCATTGCCATGTTTTTACCACGTAAAAGTGACAGCTCGTACACGTACCACCACGTGACATAACATTCCATTCTCTTTGAAAGTACATATTCCGCAATAAAAGTTGCGCTTTTACCGAACCGATCTCTTGTCACCGATGCAGTTTCGAGCCCCGAACAGTTTCACCACCGGAGATTTACGCTCGCTCTCGAATCCGTGAGGGCAATGTCGATGGGAGCACCGTTCGTTCCCATAAGTTTGCGGttggtttctttttctctcttccttGACGAGACGATCCTGACCAGATTCTTCT encodes:
- the LOC143427706 gene encoding aquaporin-like produces the protein MEQGGISIIPTSGMPETAMGKSKSVGISIKTNSTIQTAKEKFTTPRLSSLMKEDATGWETLIVVLAETIGTAILVFIGCTGCIGSLGVNPTPLQIALTFGLAVMIAIQSVGHVSGAHINPAITVASLILGKKSLPMCILYIGAQCLGGLMGYSLLTVITPSQLIYATPDQGSSFCMTDIHEELSIFQGVVVELIATGILVFFACGLWDCRNSKNSDSAPIRFGFCVAVLCMIFSPFTGCSMNPARTLGPAVWNGYWKHHWVYWIGPIIGSIVASLVYRCLFYIRTETDSGQFE